The DNA sequence ATCCACAAGACGCGCTCGGCGCGTGATGCAGCTCAACGGAGGGGGATACTCGCCTTTGGGGATGCGCCTGCCGAGAACATCCGCGAGTACGGCGTGACGTACGCCCTCGATTTACAACTACAACAAGATGCCAGTTTCTACCTCGATACGCGGGCGCTGCGCCTGTGGCTCCGGGAGAACGCCGCCGGGTGGGATATGCTCAACACCTTCGCCTACACCGGCAGTCTGGGGGTGGCGGCGCTGGCCGGGGGCGCAGCGCGGGTTATCCAAACTGACCGCAATCGTAAATTTTTAGATCTGGCACATCATTCCGCCCGACTCAATCGACTCGATTTGGGGAAACAAAAATTACAAGCTGGTGATTTTTTCAGCGTGATCGCCAGATTGAAGCAGCGTAAGGCGCGTTTCGACTGCGTCATCATTGACCCACCTTTCTTCTCCAGTACCGCAAAAGGCACGATTGATCTCGTCAACGAGAGTACCCGCCTGATTAATAAAGTGCGCCCCTTAATCAAGGATGGCGGCTGTCTGGTCACGATCAACAACGCCCTCTTTCTTCCCGGAGCAGACTATATGCACTCGCTTAAAGCCCTGTGCATTGATGGGTACCTCAGCATCGAAACCATCCTTCCCGTTCCGAGCGATATTACCGGCTTTCCAGAAACCATCGTTGGCGCGCCGCCCGTCGATCCGGCACCCTTCAACCACGCTACGAAAATTGTCGTCTTACGCGTGCGGCGAAGATAATGTACGCACTAACAAAACCAGACTTCCGAGATTTTTAAGTATGTGCCAATATCAGCAAAATTTTGGTCAAATCCCGGAAGTTTTTTGTATCCATCATCACCGGAGAGTTTCATAGTTCATGAATTTACCCCACACACACTGGCTCGCCAAACGCACCAACTTCTACTACGGTTGGATCATCCTGCCGATTTCTATTCTGGGGGCATTCTTTACCAGCCCCGGCCAGACTTATATGGTATCGGTCTTCAATCCATCCCTGCGTGAAACGTTCAATCTTAGCCTGAGCCAGCTTACCGGCGCGTATATGCTCGGTACGGTATTGGCTTCACTGCCGCAATCGTATATTGGTCAGTGGGCTGATCGAATTGGCATTCGCAAAGTGCTGTTCGTGATCGTCACCCTTTTCAGCCTGGCGTGTGTTTTTATTTCCCAGGCAAGCAGCCTGCCGATGCTGTTTGTAAGCTTTTTCTTCCTGAGGTTGCTGGGGCAAGGATCGTTAGAACTGCTCTCTGTGAATATGCTGCCGATGTGGTTCCGCAAAACATTGGGTACGGTTTCTGGCATCAAGAGTGTGGCGGTTAACCTGATGAGCGCGCTTGTACCCGTGGGGGTGTTGGCGCTCATCGGTCAAGTAGGCTGGCGCACAACTTATATCTTGGCCGGAGTAACTGTATTCGCCATTCTGATGCCGACGGTCTACTTTTTTTATATTAATCGCCCTGAAGAGATCGGCCAGCAGATCGATGGAGATACAGAAATTGACAAGCCGGCAACTTCGAAGCGCACCATCACGGCTGTGCTCCCTGAAAACGAACTTACGCTCAACGAAGCCATGCGCACACGCGCCTATTGGATTCTGACTCTGGCATGGTTCGCCTGGGCGGCCATTGCCACGGCGATCACCTTCAATTTGTTGCCCATCTTCACAGCCAAGGGCCTCACCGAGCAACAAGCCGCTTCCAGCTTCACAATTCTGATGGTCGCTTCAGCCATCTTCCAAATTTTCGGCGGCGTGATTGCAGACCGGGTCCAACTGCGTTGGATGGCCGTCGGCGCGCTGGGGCTGTATTCTGTTGCGGTCGGGGCGCTGATCTACGTGCCGGTTGGTTCTGTTATTTGGGTGTACACGCTCATCTTGGGGGTGGCACAAGCTTTATTTGGCGGGCTGAATAATACCATTTGGGTGCGCTACTTTGGGCGTACTCATCTTGGTAAAATCCGCGGCAGCGTGTGGACGGCCGCCGTGGCGGGCAGCAGCGTTGGCCCGTTTCTGATGGGCGTTTCCTACGATCAGAGCGGAGATTTTTTCATCTCGCTAGCCGTCATCGCCCTGATTTTGGTCGGACTGGCGATTTCTGGTCTTTGGGCCACACCCCCCTTGACTCCGTCTCAGCCTTCGGTATAATGCCAATAATCGAATAACCGATTTGCACGGAGTCAAGTACTCGCCTAATTTTTCAGAGAGCTGCCGGTTGGTGTGAGGCAGTAAGCCAAGCGAAGAAATCCGCCCCGTCGTCCGCGACTATGTTTAGGACAATCGCTCCCGCAGGGACACTCGCAAGTTCGCCACGTCGTAAGGGAGCCGGGTTCGCCCGTTACAGTGTTTTTATGAGTTCGCCCTCACCCCGGCCCTCTCTCGGAGGGAAAGGGAGAAAGAGCGGAAAAAGCAGGTGGCACCACGAGCGCCCCCCTCGTCCTGCAGGATGAGAGGGGCGTGTTTTATTAATTCTTTAACGCGAAGCCGCAAAGATGCCAGGTCTCAAAGTTTGTAGTCATCATTTTTTCATTGCGCCTTTGCTTCCTTGCGCCCTTGCGTTAAACTTTTCATTCTTCGGAGGTGCATTGTGATCGATATTAATTTAATCCGCGAAAATCCCGACATAGTACGCGAGTCACTGCGTAAACGCCAGAGCGACCCCGCCCCGGTGGAACAAATTCTGACGCTGGATGAACAGCGCCGCGAGCTAATTTTGCAAGGTGAAACCCTCAAAGCCGAGCGCAATGTGGTTTCTAAAGAAATTGGCAAAATGAAAGACGCGGCTGCGCGGCAAGAAAAAATCGATGCCATGCGCGTCGTCGGCGACCAGATCAGCGAAATCGACGAACAACTGCGCGGCGTAGAAACCGAACTCAATGCCCTGATGTCCACCCTGCCCAATGTCCCCGGCGAGCAAACTCCCTACGGCGTGGATGAAAGCGAAAACGTGGTGTTGAAAACCTCGGGGGAGATTCCCGAGTTTGACTTCGAACCCAAACCCCACTGGGAACTTGGTCCCGAACTGAGCATTATCGACTTTGAGCGCGGCGTCAAACTGACCGGCTCACGCTTCTATGTGCTCAGCGGAGCCGGAGCGCGCCTGCAACGGGCGCTGATTGCCTTTATGCTCGATCTACATATCAAGCAGGGTTACACCGAAAAATACACCCCCTTCATGGTCAAAACCGAAACTGTCTACGGTGCGGGGCAACTGCCCAAATTTGCCGATAATCTCTACAAAGACCACGAAGAAGAATTGTACTTCGTCCCCACCGCCGAAGTGCCCCTCACCGGCTATCACATGGACGAAATCATCGATGAAGCCGAACTGCCGCTGAATTACACCGCCTATACGCCCTGCTTCCGCCGCGAAAAGATGAGCGCCGGGCGCGATGTACGCGGCATCAAGCGCGGTCATCAGTTCGACAAAGTCGAGATGTATATGTACACCAAACCCGAAGATTCCCCGGCGGCCTTCGAGAAAATGTTCGCCGATGCCGAAGAAACTGCCGAACTGCTGGGCCTGCCCTACCGCACGCATCAACTTTGCACCGGCGATCTCGGCTTTGGGGCCAGCATCACCTACGATCTCGAAGTGTGGGCGGCGGGCTGCGGCGAGTGGCTGGAAGTTTCCTCCGTCTCGAATGTCACCGACTTCCAGGCGCGGCGCGCCAATATCCGCTATCGGCCTGAGGGCGGGGGCAAGGTTCAATTTTTGCATACCCTCAACGGGTCTGGGTTGGGCCTCCCCCGCGTGATGATCGCTATTCTCGAAAACTATCAGCAAGCCGATGGTTCGGTCGTCGTTCCCGAAGTGCTACGCCCGTGGATGGGTGGGATTGAGGTTATTCGACCGGAGTGAAGCAACTTGCCGCACCGATTTTCGTAGACAGGTATTAGTTGATTACCTGTTCCCCCGTAAGGAGTTCTCATGCCCGAATGGATTCTCGCAACAAGTCGCTTTCTCATTATCCTCACCATGGTCGTGGGGCAGCTCGGTCTGGTCATCCCTATCTTCCCCGGCAACGTGGTCATTTGGGCTGCGGCCCTGGTCTATGGCATTTTATTTGGATTTGGCAAACCCGGCGGGATTCTCTTCGGGGTTATCACCCTGCTGATGTTCGTAGCCGTCACCGCCGATAATGTTTTTATGGGCGCCAAAGCCCGCGAGAAAGGCGCCGCCTGGCCTTCGATTTTCGCGGCCCTGGCCGCAGCGGTAGTCTTTACCTTTATGTTTCCCCCCATTGGCGGGTTGATCGCCGCCCCGTTGGTGCTGTACCTGATGGAGTTTCGCCGCCTGAACGACAGCAAACAAGCCACCGAGATCGTCAAAGGGCTGATGCTCGGTCTGGGGCTTTCGTTTGCAGCGCGCTTCGCGTTGGGCTTAGTGATGATCGGTTTGTGGGCAGTGTGGGCTTATTGAGGTTGAAAAAACGTCATCCCTACCCCCAGGCGTTCCAACCCCTCTTCGGCCCAGTGGCGGATAAACGCGGAATCATCTTCGAGATAGGCAAATAATACCGGTATCGTGCCCTGATCTTGCATTTTTGCCAGGGCGCGCACGGCCTCCAGACGAACAGTTTGGGGGCCGTTTTGCATCACATCACTCAGCGCGGAAATGGCATCCGCTCCGATGGCGATCAGCGCATCGGCGGCCAGACGGCGCAGGAGTTGGTCTTCGGCTGGGAGGGCGGCGATTAGGGCAGGGATGGCATCGGCATGGGGATGTTCTCTCAGCCCCAGGGCGGCGCATTGCCTGACAGCCAGGTCTTCGTCTTTGAGCAAACCTGCGAGTAGAGTCCCGACCTCGGGAGTAGCAATCAACGCCAAAGTCCGCGCCGCCCACCAGCGCGTATCCGCATCCGCAGCGTTGAGCAAATCCCCCAGCGCGGGAATAGCCGCTTCCCCAAACGCGGCAATCTGATGCGCGGCGGCTTCGGCGAGTTCATCATCACCAGCCATTAAATCGGCAAAGAGTTTTTTAGAATCGGGCATGGCGATGAAACAAAGACACGAAGACATAATTTAAATTTCTTTGTGCCTTCGTGCCTCTGTGGTGAGTAGCTATTTTTCTGGCGGGGGGATGGGGAGCGCATCTTTGGCGGTTTCAACCCATTTGTCGCCTTCGTCGATGAGCATCACAGGGATGTCTTCGCGCACGGGGTATTTGCGCCCGCAGTCGGCGCAGACAAACCAGGTTTCTTTGTAGAATTCAAGTTCGCCGCCGGTTTCGCGCACGCAGGCGGGGCATCGTAAAATTTCGATAAGTTCTTGACTGACCATTTTTTACTCCATTTTATTGTTCAGGTGACAGTCACTTTTGAAGTGACTGTCACCTGGTTTCAAAATTTATACATCCTCAAAGCGAATATTGACATTGGTCATGCTGTTGCCCAGATCAACGCCCTGAATGACAATCGCTTGCCCTTTGGCGTGTCCATCAAAGACCATGCTGAAGGTAGTATCGGTGATTGCAGTGTTGATTTTTCGCTCCGTCAGGCCCATCTCGGCAAAAATGCGGCGATAAAAATCGATCGCCTGTTCAAGGGTCATACTGGTGGCAAAATTGACCTGATCGTCGCCACCGGTGAAATTTTGTACATCATCGGGCAGGGGAAATTCGGTATCGTAATCGCCCGATTTCCCGGGCGGCGGGCCTGCGGGCTTTTCTTCGCCCGGAGGCGGCGCTTCAAGGGTAGGTTTTGCACCAGGAGGCGCATCTTGTTGGATGGGTGGCTGGGCTTCTTCGGCAGCGGGAGCTTCAGCGCCGCCGTTGACCAGGGAACAAGCCAGGCTGGCTACCAACAAGGTGATGAGTACCCATGCAAAAAGGTGTTTATTTTTCATAATATTTTTCTCTCAATATCTTTACTACGAAAGTTCACAGCTAACGGCAGGCCTCGCGCCAGGCATCCAAATCCCAATTTTTCTTCAGGAAATCGAAATTCAGAGCGTTGGTCTGGGGGCAAAATTCATCGCTGGCGAGTTCATATTCTACCCCAAAAACGGCTTTTCCGGCTTCAACGAAGGGCAGCAACATTTCGCACTCACCATAATAGGGGCATTCTTCGTTGAGCGCCCAATCGTAATAGGCCACCAGATCGGGGATTTGGTTGAGATCATTTTTCAGCCCAATCGAGAGACCGCGTGCGTGGGCCTGTTCGGCGAGCCAGAGATTGAAATCCAGTTGATGCTGATATGCCAGTTCAAATCCCGATGGATTTTCGTAGGCGTTGACGTTGTCGGGGTCTACGCCGTCACAGCCTTTCTCGACGGCCAGATCAAGGCGGGCAGCCATCAACGGGGCCAGCACATCCAAGGCGCGAATATCCAGCCAGTATTCGCCCGGCCAGCCCTCGAGCGGATCCCCGATGACATCTTTGGGAAACTGGCCCGCGTCGGGACGCCACTCTTCCCAACTCCCGGCGCTGAAATAGCAAATCACCACGCGCCCATCGGCGCGCAATTGTTCGATAATCTGCTCAGAGACTTCAAAGAGATCAATATCGTACATTTCAACATCAAAGGAGATATCCGGTCCGGCGCTGCTGAGTTCGATCTGCCAACTTGTGCCCGGGACGGGCTGCCACCACGCGCCTGTCTCCGCAGGCACGGGCGTGTTCACCGGAGCAACCGTCGCGGGTGGCTCAATTTGCTCAGAGATACCAATACAGGCGCTAAGGGCGAAAAATAGCAGGATGAAAACCGCATAGAAAAAGGATTTGGGAAAATGAGCAGCAATTTGCACAGATTGAACCCGTTTTTATTGAAACGTAATCGTTTCAACGCGCACATTTTCCACCCCGGCCAATTTGCGCAACTCATCCATCAACTCGGGGCTGATGCGGGTATTAAAATTGGGGAAATCTAGCAAATAACCGCCACCATTCTCGAAAATGTGGAAATTAAAACGATCAGCTCCCGGTGTGCTGATGAGTTTGCCAAAAATACGCCGGATAAGCAGCACATCGCGCACCTTGCCCAGCCCCGGGCGCAACACCACCGTCAACATGCGGCGCGCTTCGCCATCCTGGGGGGCTTCGGGAGGCACAACCGGCAGCATACTACTCACTTGCTCGGCCAACGTTTCGCTCAAATCCAGCGCCGCGGTCAGCGGCGGAGCCTCCACCACAGGCTCACTCACCGGATTTGGCTCGACAATC is a window from the Chloroflexota bacterium genome containing:
- a CDS encoding SAM-dependent methyltransferase; translated protein: MSNKTQFALNNLLARALAARSGLIDADHAAGLRLFSGFYEGYPNLVADIYARTLVLFDYGESGDALKNAGEFLRERLPWINCVIHKTRSARDAAQRRGILAFGDAPAENIREYGVTYALDLQLQQDASFYLDTRALRLWLRENAAGWDMLNTFAYTGSLGVAALAGGAARVIQTDRNRKFLDLAHHSARLNRLDLGKQKLQAGDFFSVIARLKQRKARFDCVIIDPPFFSSTAKGTIDLVNESTRLINKVRPLIKDGGCLVTINNALFLPGADYMHSLKALCIDGYLSIETILPVPSDITGFPETIVGAPPVDPAPFNHATKIVVLRVRRR
- a CDS encoding DUF456 domain-containing protein; the protein is MPEWILATSRFLIILTMVVGQLGLVIPIFPGNVVIWAAALVYGILFGFGKPGGILFGVITLLMFVAVTADNVFMGAKAREKGAAWPSIFAALAAAVVFTFMFPPIGGLIAAPLVLYLMEFRRLNDSKQATEIVKGLMLGLGLSFAARFALGLVMIGLWAVWAY
- a CDS encoding MFS transporter, which codes for MNLPHTHWLAKRTNFYYGWIILPISILGAFFTSPGQTYMVSVFNPSLRETFNLSLSQLTGAYMLGTVLASLPQSYIGQWADRIGIRKVLFVIVTLFSLACVFISQASSLPMLFVSFFFLRLLGQGSLELLSVNMLPMWFRKTLGTVSGIKSVAVNLMSALVPVGVLALIGQVGWRTTYILAGVTVFAILMPTVYFFYINRPEEIGQQIDGDTEIDKPATSKRTITAVLPENELTLNEAMRTRAYWILTLAWFAWAAIATAITFNLLPIFTAKGLTEQQAASSFTILMVASAIFQIFGGVIADRVQLRWMAVGALGLYSVAVGALIYVPVGSVIWVYTLILGVAQALFGGLNNTIWVRYFGRTHLGKIRGSVWTAAVAGSSVGPFLMGVSYDQSGDFFISLAVIALILVGLAISGLWATPPLTPSQPSV
- the serS gene encoding serine--tRNA ligase, whose translation is MIDINLIRENPDIVRESLRKRQSDPAPVEQILTLDEQRRELILQGETLKAERNVVSKEIGKMKDAAARQEKIDAMRVVGDQISEIDEQLRGVETELNALMSTLPNVPGEQTPYGVDESENVVLKTSGEIPEFDFEPKPHWELGPELSIIDFERGVKLTGSRFYVLSGAGARLQRALIAFMLDLHIKQGYTEKYTPFMVKTETVYGAGQLPKFADNLYKDHEEELYFVPTAEVPLTGYHMDEIIDEAELPLNYTAYTPCFRREKMSAGRDVRGIKRGHQFDKVEMYMYTKPEDSPAAFEKMFADAEETAELLGLPYRTHQLCTGDLGFGASITYDLEVWAAGCGEWLEVSSVSNVTDFQARRANIRYRPEGGGKVQFLHTLNGSGLGLPRVMIAILENYQQADGSVVVPEVLRPWMGGIEVIRPE
- a CDS encoding endo alpha-1,4 polygalactosaminidase produces the protein MQIAAHFPKSFFYAVFILLFFALSACIGISEQIEPPATVAPVNTPVPAETGAWWQPVPGTSWQIELSSAGPDISFDVEMYDIDLFEVSEQIIEQLRADGRVVICYFSAGSWEEWRPDAGQFPKDVIGDPLEGWPGEYWLDIRALDVLAPLMAARLDLAVEKGCDGVDPDNVNAYENPSGFELAYQHQLDFNLWLAEQAHARGLSIGLKNDLNQIPDLVAYYDWALNEECPYYGECEMLLPFVEAGKAVFGVEYELASDEFCPQTNALNFDFLKKNWDLDAWREACR
- a CDS encoding Trm112 family protein, translating into MVSQELIEILRCPACVRETGGELEFYKETWFVCADCGRKYPVREDIPVMLIDEGDKWVETAKDALPIPPPEK